The Pseudofrankia inefficax genome window below encodes:
- a CDS encoding amidohydrolase family protein, which yields MSAASVPVPAGAAPDRRAATTSILFRDVLVYDRDAPGHATGPTDVLVVGNRIAAVGADATQPGRPAPGRVVAGHGHHLLIPGMINAHFHSPANHLKGDLPSMPLELFMLFETPADAAPPSPREAYLRTMLAALEMLRTGTTSVQDDAFFMPWPEPEIIDAVLQAYRDCGIRAAVALDQPELTEAEKLPFLDGLAPAELRAAIDAPGPRSRDELLELYGYLFDTWHGAAGGRLTAAVSISAPQRVSPEYFGALDELSARHHVPLYAHMLETKTQRVLASAQPRFAGRSLVRYTAELGLLNARTNVIHAVWTDDADLDLIASAGAVVVHNPVSNLRLGSGVMPLRAMLDRGIPVALGVDEAICNDAADLWNVVKLAGLIHNVTGLDSERWPAPAEVLDALWTGGAAAMLRRGELGRIVPGALADLALLDLHSPAFTPLNDLAGQLVYCESGGSVVLTMVDGAVVAEHGTVTSVDEAALLAEARELFAATRPGLLARREAGARRLYPTYQRMVRQAAAVDVGLTRWVGSR from the coding sequence ATGAGCGCGGCCTCGGTACCTGTGCCGGCTGGCGCCGCGCCAGACCGGCGAGCCGCGACGACCTCGATCCTGTTCCGCGACGTCCTCGTCTACGACCGGGACGCCCCAGGGCACGCGACCGGCCCGACGGACGTGCTCGTCGTCGGCAACCGGATCGCCGCCGTCGGCGCCGACGCGACCCAGCCGGGCCGGCCGGCCCCGGGCCGCGTCGTGGCCGGGCACGGCCACCACCTGCTGATCCCGGGCATGATCAACGCCCATTTCCACTCGCCGGCGAACCATCTCAAGGGCGACCTGCCGAGCATGCCCCTCGAGCTGTTCATGCTCTTCGAGACCCCGGCCGACGCGGCACCGCCGAGCCCGCGCGAGGCCTACCTGCGCACGATGCTGGCCGCTCTGGAGATGCTGCGCACCGGCACCACGTCCGTCCAGGACGACGCGTTCTTCATGCCCTGGCCCGAACCGGAGATCATCGACGCGGTCCTCCAGGCCTACCGCGACTGCGGGATCCGGGCCGCCGTCGCGCTCGACCAGCCGGAGCTGACCGAGGCCGAGAAGCTGCCGTTCCTCGACGGCCTCGCCCCGGCGGAGCTGCGGGCCGCGATCGACGCGCCCGGCCCCCGGTCGCGCGACGAGCTGCTGGAGCTGTACGGGTACCTGTTCGACACCTGGCACGGCGCCGCCGGCGGCCGGCTGACGGCCGCGGTGTCGATCTCCGCGCCGCAGCGGGTCAGCCCCGAGTACTTCGGCGCGCTCGACGAGCTGTCCGCCCGCCACCACGTGCCGCTCTACGCGCACATGTTGGAGACGAAGACCCAGCGGGTCCTCGCCAGCGCCCAGCCGCGCTTCGCAGGCCGCTCGCTGGTTCGGTATACCGCCGAGCTGGGCCTGCTCAACGCCCGGACGAACGTGATCCACGCGGTGTGGACCGACGACGCGGACCTCGACCTGATCGCCTCGGCGGGCGCGGTCGTCGTGCACAACCCGGTCAGCAACCTGCGCCTGGGCAGCGGGGTGATGCCGCTGCGGGCGATGCTCGACCGCGGCATCCCGGTCGCCCTCGGCGTCGACGAGGCGATCTGCAACGACGCCGCCGACCTGTGGAACGTCGTCAAACTCGCCGGCCTGATCCACAACGTCACCGGCCTGGACAGCGAGCGGTGGCCGGCCCCGGCCGAGGTGCTCGACGCGCTGTGGACCGGCGGCGCGGCCGCGATGCTGCGTCGGGGCGAGCTCGGCCGGATCGTGCCCGGCGCGCTCGCCGACCTGGCCCTGCTCGACCTGCACTCCCCCGCGTTCACGCCGCTGAACGACCTGGCCGGCCAGCTCGTCTACTGCGAGTCCGGCGGCAGCGTCGTGCTGACCATGGTCGACGGCGCCGTCGTCGCCGAGCACGGCACGGTCACCAGCGTCGACGAGGCGGCGCTGCTCGCCGAGGCCAGGGAGCTGTTCGCCGCCACCCGCCCCGGCCTGCTCGCCCGCCGCGAGGCGGGGGCGCGACGGCTGTACCCGACGTACCAGCGGATGGTCCGCCAGGCGGCCGCCGTCGACGTCGGCCTGACGAGATGGGTGGGCAGCCGATGA
- a CDS encoding aspartate/glutamate racemase family protein, with protein sequence MSAPRTIMIVNPNTTASMTRTVLAGAEAVAGPSTRLVGSTAARGVESVESNTDEVWGALAVLEQVRTGETTGVDGYVIACFGDTGLPAAKETARGPVVGMTEAALFTAALLAARFSVVTLPPRTREQSHRVLRETGLAHRATVRAIEEPVAEVHGGSLHLLDAVAGEAAAALAADGAEAIVLGCAGLADLVGPLTERLGVPVVEGVAAAVTLVEGLLAQRLSTSRVATYAPPERLGPVPA encoded by the coding sequence GTGAGCGCGCCGCGGACGATCATGATCGTCAATCCGAACACCACCGCCTCGATGACCCGGACGGTGCTCGCCGGCGCCGAGGCGGTGGCCGGCCCGTCGACCCGGCTGGTCGGGTCGACAGCGGCCCGCGGTGTCGAGTCGGTCGAGAGCAACACCGACGAGGTCTGGGGCGCGCTCGCCGTCCTGGAGCAGGTCAGGACCGGCGAGACGACCGGCGTCGACGGCTATGTGATCGCCTGCTTCGGCGACACGGGCCTGCCGGCGGCGAAGGAGACCGCCCGCGGCCCGGTCGTCGGGATGACGGAGGCGGCGCTGTTCACCGCCGCGCTGCTGGCCGCCCGGTTCAGCGTCGTCACGCTGCCGCCGCGGACCCGCGAGCAGTCGCACCGGGTGCTGCGCGAGACCGGCCTCGCGCACCGGGCGACCGTGCGCGCGATCGAGGAGCCGGTCGCCGAGGTGCACGGCGGCTCGCTGCACCTGCTGGACGCGGTCGCCGGTGAGGCGGCCGCCGCGCTGGCCGCAGACGGCGCCGAGGCGATCGTGCTCGGCTGCGCGGGCCTCGCCGACCTGGTCGGGCCGCTGACCGAGCGGCTCGGCGTGCCCGTCGTGGAGGGGGTCGCCGCGGCGGTCACCCTGGTCGAGGGCCTGCTCGCGCAGCGGCTGTCGACGTCCCGGGTGGCGACCTACGCCCCGCCCGAGCGGCTCGGGCCGGTGCCGGCATGA
- a CDS encoding GntR family transcriptional regulator, with translation MATPITADVPAQDPAAQDRVAQDRVSQDPAAQDSAAQDPKGPGESLSRRIYDQLREGIIRGRYPQGTRLAEQRLAEELSVSRVPLREAVPLLAVDGFVRTLPRRGAVVNTWTLGMAHELFDLRLCMEVGAARFAARQVGLGRSAQPLRDVLERSREGVRTRDAYRIAADSTEFHEVVVDLTANTLMRSVMRSVTGRMMWLFYLTSDLDADDALDGHEELLSAIESGKERVAEAVAYAHIERDRDESMRVLVERRGIANLA, from the coding sequence ATGGCCACGCCGATCACGGCCGACGTGCCCGCGCAGGATCCGGCGGCCCAGGATCGAGTAGCCCAGGATCGCGTTTCCCAAGATCCGGCGGCGCAGGATTCAGCGGCCCAGGATCCGAAGGGCCCGGGGGAGTCGCTGTCCCGCCGGATCTACGACCAGCTGCGCGAGGGCATCATCCGGGGCCGGTACCCGCAGGGCACCCGCCTGGCCGAGCAGCGTCTCGCCGAGGAGCTCAGCGTCTCCCGGGTGCCGCTGCGCGAGGCCGTCCCGCTGCTGGCCGTCGACGGTTTCGTGCGCACGCTGCCCCGCCGGGGCGCCGTCGTGAACACCTGGACCCTGGGCATGGCCCACGAGCTGTTCGACCTGCGGCTGTGCATGGAGGTCGGCGCGGCCCGGTTCGCCGCCCGCCAGGTCGGCCTCGGCCGGTCGGCGCAGCCGCTGCGCGACGTGCTCGAACGCTCCCGCGAGGGCGTCCGGACCCGCGACGCCTACCGGATCGCCGCCGACAGCACCGAGTTCCACGAGGTGGTCGTCGACCTGACCGCGAACACCCTCATGCGCTCGGTCATGCGCTCGGTCACCGGCCGGATGATGTGGCTGTTCTACCTGACGTCCGACCTCGACGCCGACGACGCCCTCGACGGCCACGAGGAGCTGCTCAGCGCGATCGAGTCCGGCAAGGAACGCGTCGCCGAGGCCGTCGCCTACGCCCACATCGAGCGTGACCGCGACGAGTCCATGCGCGTCCTCGTAGAACGCCGCGGCATCGCCAACCTGGCGTAA
- a CDS encoding nitroreductase/quinone reductase family protein: MTMPSDMRAFNREVIEQFRANGGQLTEGMIKGSRLVLLTTVGARTGAERTTPLAFFEDGPGRIVLWAANNAAPTHPDWYLNLTANPVVTVELPGAGGAVIRYTAVASTAEGAERERLLTALAAFNQRMRDMQSQVEREIPLVVIEGASR, translated from the coding sequence ATGACGATGCCGAGTGACATGCGGGCGTTCAACCGCGAGGTCATCGAACAGTTCCGAGCGAACGGCGGCCAGCTCACCGAGGGAATGATCAAGGGCTCGCGGCTGGTCCTGCTGACCACCGTCGGCGCGCGGACCGGCGCGGAGCGGACCACACCGTTGGCGTTCTTCGAGGACGGGCCGGGCCGGATCGTGCTGTGGGCGGCCAACAACGCCGCGCCGACACACCCCGACTGGTACCTCAACCTGACCGCCAACCCGGTCGTGACCGTCGAGCTGCCCGGCGCGGGCGGCGCCGTCATCCGCTACACCGCCGTCGCCTCGACCGCCGAAGGCGCCGAGCGGGAGCGCCTACTGACGGCTCTCGCGGCCTTCAACCAGCGGATGCGCGACATGCAGAGCCAGGTCGAGCGCGAGATCCCCCTCGTCGTCATCGAAGGCGCGTCCCGCTGA
- a CDS encoding LLM class F420-dependent oxidoreductase, which yields MRIGMQLSYGGGFAEAVEELADYEKAGLDIVFVAEAYSFDAVSQLGFLAARTARIELAAGILPIYTRTPTLTAMTAAGLDYVSGGRFTLGLGASGPQVIEGFHGVPYDAPLGRTREIIDICRAVWRRDRLEYQGKHYTLPLPPEQGTGLGKPLKLINHPVRTHIPIFIAAIGPKNVELAAEKAEGWQPFFFHPGRAGDVWGASLAAGKAKRDPELGDLDVVVQAPLAIGDDAESWLDLMRPMFALYIGGMGAKGKNFYNSLAQRYGYEKEAALIQDLYLDGKKKEAEAAVPADLLRATAMVGSEGEVREKLAEYAEAGATTLNVTPLAPDHRSRVALVEQLRGWIG from the coding sequence GTGCGGATCGGGATGCAGCTGTCGTACGGCGGTGGGTTCGCCGAGGCGGTCGAGGAGCTCGCGGACTACGAGAAGGCCGGCCTGGACATCGTCTTCGTGGCCGAGGCGTACTCGTTCGACGCCGTCAGCCAGCTCGGCTTCCTGGCCGCCCGGACCGCGCGCATCGAGCTGGCCGCGGGCATCCTGCCGATCTACACCCGGACCCCGACGCTGACCGCGATGACGGCCGCGGGCCTGGACTACGTCTCCGGCGGCCGGTTCACCCTCGGGCTCGGCGCGTCCGGCCCGCAGGTCATCGAAGGGTTCCACGGCGTCCCCTACGACGCGCCGCTGGGCCGGACCCGGGAGATCATCGACATCTGCCGGGCGGTCTGGCGCCGGGACCGGCTCGAGTACCAGGGCAAGCACTACACGCTGCCGCTGCCGCCCGAGCAGGGCACAGGGCTGGGCAAGCCGCTGAAGCTGATCAACCATCCCGTCCGGACCCATATCCCGATCTTCATCGCCGCGATCGGGCCGAAGAACGTCGAGCTGGCCGCCGAGAAGGCGGAGGGCTGGCAGCCGTTCTTCTTCCACCCGGGGCGGGCCGGCGACGTGTGGGGCGCGTCGCTCGCGGCCGGGAAGGCGAAGCGTGACCCGGAGCTCGGCGACCTCGACGTCGTCGTGCAGGCGCCGCTGGCGATCGGCGACGACGCCGAGAGCTGGCTGGACCTGATGCGCCCGATGTTCGCGCTCTACATCGGAGGCATGGGCGCCAAGGGCAAGAACTTCTACAACAGCCTCGCCCAGCGGTACGGCTACGAGAAGGAAGCAGCTCTTATCCAGGACCTATACCTCGATGGGAAGAAGAAGGAGGCCGAGGCCGCCGTCCCGGCCGACCTGCTGCGGGCCACCGCGATGGTGGGCTCCGAGGGCGAGGTCCGCGAGAAGCTCGCCGAGTACGCCGAGGCGGGCGCGACGACGCTCAACGTCACCCCACTGGCGCCGGACCATCGCTCCCGCGTCGCGCTGGTCGAGCAGCTCCGCGGCTGGATCGGCTGA
- a CDS encoding GNAT family N-acetyltransferase: MTAVQRTPDLLTPRLCLHPLTVEESRRIVEEAPNAQDRWADGFPREDDRDGVRGFLHLASSGVDPAPFGNYRIDLDSVAVGTIGFFGPPDDDGQVVLGYGLVPTARGHGYATEAVGRLVELCRSHQGVRAMLADTDSDNLASQRVLTKNGFAFVREADALRYYRLDVSAPA; encoded by the coding sequence GTGACGGCGGTTCAGCGCACTCCCGACCTTCTGACGCCGCGGTTGTGTCTGCATCCGCTTACGGTCGAGGAGAGCAGGCGCATCGTCGAGGAGGCTCCGAACGCCCAGGACCGGTGGGCCGACGGTTTCCCACGAGAGGACGACCGCGACGGCGTCCGCGGCTTTCTGCACCTCGCCTCATCGGGCGTGGACCCGGCACCGTTCGGCAACTACCGAATCGACCTGGATTCCGTCGCCGTCGGGACCATCGGATTCTTCGGACCACCCGACGACGACGGTCAGGTCGTGCTCGGATATGGGCTCGTGCCCACGGCGCGGGGGCATGGGTACGCCACCGAGGCTGTCGGACGGCTCGTGGAACTGTGCCGGTCTCATCAGGGCGTTCGCGCCATGCTCGCCGACACGGACTCGGACAACCTCGCCTCACAACGGGTGCTGACCAAGAACGGCTTCGCGTTCGTCCGCGAAGCCGACGCCCTGCGCTACTACCGCCTCGACGTCAGCGCTCCCGCATAA
- a CDS encoding NHL repeat containing protein has product MTAGATPIDETPASAGMEEPASERPDQSPTAAVPADLPASRDGIAAGETRAPSVGDAPAGAPADEHPWPVPEGHPAALPPPADVAWPIPESVPAAAGQPWSVPEPGLGQAAAPGLAPGAEASDRGRGPAGRPWLVGLAVGVVLVLVAGAVVIGVSLRADGGSSSAALAAPARTTAPAPPSPSPTRAYAPVPAGGPGPAYSGATLPLDGIRPEYVSVSRDGVLYVSGYTFNRATVYRIDPDGTVTPIIGDEKVSSVGGESSAGISGAGQVDWDDAGNLYVPDINGYRIRKIDTAGVVTTVAGVGLEGDSGDGGPAVEARVGRVEDVAVLGDGTIYFGDLQSNRVRRITPEGIITTVAGTGQPGFTRGPASATSAKLGGPNTIEDAPDGSIYFTNIASGTVQRISPDGRLTTVAGSGYWDISANGRAGEGRRATSSAVRLTVPSLGLGPDGSLYLVSPGRANVRKVGPDGVIRTIAGTGGEGAAGDGGPATAATFLQPRAVAADVTGAVYVVDGGNEQVRRIATDGTITTVVRSTG; this is encoded by the coding sequence ATGACGGCTGGCGCGACACCGATCGACGAGACACCCGCGTCCGCGGGGATGGAGGAACCCGCCAGCGAACGGCCCGACCAGTCGCCGACCGCCGCCGTGCCCGCCGACCTGCCGGCGTCTCGTGATGGCATCGCGGCCGGTGAGACACGGGCGCCGTCCGTCGGCGACGCCCCGGCCGGCGCGCCAGCGGACGAGCACCCGTGGCCGGTGCCAGAAGGCCACCCCGCCGCGCTGCCGCCCCCCGCGGACGTGGCCTGGCCCATCCCGGAGAGCGTGCCCGCTGCCGCGGGGCAACCGTGGTCGGTGCCCGAGCCTGGACTCGGCCAGGCGGCGGCGCCGGGCCTAGCGCCGGGGGCCGAGGCGTCTGATCGAGGCCGCGGGCCGGCTGGCCGTCCGTGGCTGGTGGGGCTGGCCGTCGGCGTGGTCCTCGTGCTTGTGGCCGGGGCGGTGGTCATCGGCGTCAGCCTGCGCGCCGACGGGGGCAGCTCGTCCGCCGCGCTGGCGGCCCCGGCGCGGACGACGGCGCCGGCCCCGCCCTCGCCCAGTCCCACCCGGGCCTACGCTCCCGTGCCCGCCGGGGGCCCAGGCCCCGCCTACTCCGGCGCGACGCTTCCGCTGGACGGGATCCGGCCCGAGTACGTGTCGGTGAGCCGGGACGGCGTCCTCTACGTCTCCGGGTACACGTTCAACCGAGCCACGGTCTACCGGATCGACCCGGACGGCACCGTGACGCCGATCATCGGCGACGAGAAGGTGTCCTCGGTGGGCGGGGAATCGTCGGCCGGGATATCCGGCGCCGGGCAGGTCGACTGGGACGACGCGGGCAACCTGTACGTCCCGGACATCAACGGCTACCGCATCCGCAAGATCGACACCGCCGGCGTCGTCACCACCGTGGCGGGCGTCGGGCTGGAAGGGGACTCCGGCGACGGCGGCCCCGCCGTCGAGGCGCGGGTCGGCCGGGTGGAGGACGTCGCGGTCCTCGGCGACGGCACCATCTACTTCGGGGACCTGCAGAGCAACCGGGTCCGCAGGATCACGCCCGAAGGAATCATCACCACGGTCGCCGGAACCGGCCAGCCGGGCTTCACCCGCGGCCCGGCGAGCGCGACGTCCGCCAAGCTCGGCGGGCCGAACACGATCGAGGACGCGCCCGACGGCAGCATCTACTTCACCAACATCGCCAGCGGCACCGTCCAGCGGATCAGCCCCGACGGTCGGCTGACCACCGTCGCCGGCAGCGGCTACTGGGACATCAGCGCCAACGGCCGAGCCGGTGAGGGCCGTCGGGCCACCTCGTCGGCGGTACGGCTGACCGTCCCGAGCCTCGGGCTCGGTCCCGACGGATCCCTCTACCTGGTCAGCCCCGGCCGCGCGAACGTGCGGAAGGTCGGTCCCGACGGCGTCATCAGGACGATCGCGGGGACCGGCGGGGAGGGCGCGGCCGGCGACGGTGGCCCCGCGACGGCGGCGACCTTCCTGCAGCCCCGGGCGGTGGCCGCCGACGTGACCGGCGCGGTCTACGTCGTGGACGGCGGCAACGAGCAGGTGCGCCGGATCGCCACCGACGGGACCATCACCACCGTCGTCAGGTCCACCGGGTAG
- a CDS encoding VOC family protein: protein MAEVITAVPNTPAWIDVTTADVDAAVAFYTALFGWEARRSPDPAAGGYTELALRGRRVAGAGPAFPGYPNVWMTYLGVADADATARRALAAGGKVLVEPRDVLDAGRLAVLADVEGAPIGLWQPRANPGVELVDEPGALCWTELAVRDADAAVAFYEEVFGWTGERESLGGGVTYVYWSLGGRRFGGLMRMNEVWPPEIPAHWMVYLQVEDADACAAEIARLGGSVPVPPTDIPPGRFAVANDPLGAHFSILQPTTAAP, encoded by the coding sequence ATGGCCGAGGTCATCACCGCCGTTCCGAACACGCCCGCCTGGATCGACGTCACCACAGCGGACGTCGACGCCGCCGTCGCGTTCTACACCGCGCTGTTCGGTTGGGAGGCCCGCCGGTCGCCAGATCCGGCCGCCGGCGGGTACACCGAGCTGGCGCTGCGGGGCCGGCGGGTCGCCGGCGCGGGTCCCGCCTTCCCCGGGTATCCGAACGTCTGGATGACCTACCTCGGGGTGGCCGACGCCGACGCGACGGCGCGGCGGGCGCTGGCGGCCGGCGGCAAGGTCCTCGTCGAGCCGAGGGACGTCCTCGACGCCGGCCGGCTCGCTGTGCTCGCGGACGTCGAGGGCGCGCCGATCGGGCTGTGGCAGCCGCGGGCCAACCCCGGGGTCGAGCTCGTCGACGAGCCGGGCGCGCTGTGCTGGACCGAGCTGGCGGTCCGCGACGCCGACGCCGCGGTGGCCTTCTACGAGGAGGTGTTCGGCTGGACCGGGGAGCGCGAGAGCCTGGGCGGCGGCGTCACCTACGTCTACTGGTCGCTCGGCGGTCGACGGTTCGGCGGGCTGATGCGGATGAACGAGGTCTGGCCGCCCGAGATCCCGGCCCACTGGATGGTCTACCTGCAGGTCGAGGACGCCGACGCCTGCGCCGCCGAGATCGCCCGTCTCGGCGGCTCCGTGCCGGTCCCGCCCACCGACATCCCGCCGGGCCGGTTCGCCGTCGCCAACGACCCTCTGGGCGCCCACTTCTCCATCCTCCAGCCGACCACCGCGGCGCCCTGA
- a CDS encoding LysE family translocator: protein MLVDVATFTVASVLIVLLPGPDTLVVVRNLMAGGRRAAVRASLGVMTGLVVWVVGAALGLSALLTASHDAYLGLRVAGALYLGWMGLATLRARPHEDQADAVAGGTEPARGRRGGLVGTGFTAGILTDLLNPKVGVFFMTFLPGFIPADAPVAGTSLLLGGIFVVLTAGYYGALLALSGPVMRWMADGPVRRWVDRVTGLILIAFGVRLAVEP, encoded by the coding sequence GTGCTCGTCGACGTCGCCACGTTCACCGTCGCCTCGGTCCTCATCGTGCTGCTGCCGGGGCCGGACACGCTCGTCGTGGTGCGCAACCTGATGGCTGGCGGGCGCCGGGCCGCGGTACGGGCGTCGCTCGGTGTGATGACCGGGCTGGTCGTCTGGGTCGTCGGGGCGGCGCTGGGCCTGTCGGCACTGCTGACCGCGAGCCACGACGCCTACCTCGGGCTGCGGGTCGCGGGCGCGCTCTACCTGGGCTGGATGGGCCTGGCGACACTGCGCGCCCGGCCCCACGAGGATCAGGCCGACGCCGTCGCGGGCGGCACCGAGCCCGCTCGCGGCCGGCGCGGCGGACTGGTGGGGACCGGGTTCACCGCCGGAATCCTGACGGATCTGCTGAATCCCAAGGTCGGCGTCTTCTTCATGACGTTCCTGCCGGGGTTCATCCCGGCGGACGCCCCGGTCGCGGGGACCTCGCTGCTGCTCGGCGGGATCTTCGTCGTGCTGACGGCGGGCTACTACGGCGCGTTGCTCGCCCTGTCCGGGCCGGTCATGCGCTGGATGGCCGACGGCCCGGTCCGCCGCTGGGTCGACCGGGTGACCGGCCTCATCCTGATCGCGTTCGGCGTCCGCTTGGCCGTCGAGCCCTGA
- a CDS encoding TIGR03086 family metal-binding protein, which translates to MAEGRSTAPDGRQDTHRTGQPREASDGGSLTALADRPAERHRAVAAGFTERVLGTKDWDAPTPVPQWTARDVVRHLCEWFPSFLADGTGIELARGPSVDVDPAAAWQVHADAVQALLDDPATADRKLRHPMVGEHPLAPAIDQFYTVDIFMHTWDLARATGQDDSLDPDLCATLLAGMEPIEGLLRDSGQYGPRVEVPAGSDPRTRLVAFIGRDPSFSPQA; encoded by the coding sequence ATGGCCGAAGGACGATCCACCGCACCAGACGGGCGCCAGGACACGCACCGGACCGGTCAGCCACGGGAGGCGAGCGACGGCGGATCGCTCACGGCACTGGCGGACCGGCCGGCGGAACGCCACCGCGCGGTCGCGGCGGGGTTCACCGAACGGGTTCTCGGCACCAAGGACTGGGACGCCCCCACGCCGGTGCCGCAGTGGACGGCGCGCGACGTCGTCCGCCACCTGTGCGAGTGGTTCCCCAGCTTCCTGGCGGACGGGACCGGCATCGAGCTGGCCCGCGGACCGTCGGTCGACGTGGACCCGGCCGCCGCCTGGCAGGTCCACGCCGACGCGGTCCAGGCATTGCTGGACGACCCGGCGACCGCGGACCGGAAGCTGCGTCATCCGATGGTCGGCGAGCACCCGCTGGCCCCCGCGATCGACCAGTTCTACACGGTCGACATCTTCATGCACACCTGGGATCTCGCCCGCGCCACCGGCCAGGACGACAGCCTCGACCCCGACCTGTGCGCGACGCTGCTGGCCGGGATGGAACCGATCGAGGGCCTGCTCCGGGACTCCGGCCAGTACGGCCCGCGTGTCGAGGTCCCGGCCGGTTCCGACCCGCGGACCCGCCTCGTCGCGTTCATCGGCCGCGATCCGTCGTTCTCGCCCCAGGCGTGA
- a CDS encoding SRPBCC family protein, with protein MATTKTVTVEADPNVPLIRMTRDFHATPAQLVRAHTDPALFAQWVGPDGFETTIDYWDARTGGSWRYVGARDGVEHAFHGSFHEVGPARLVQTFTYEGAPDQVALETMWFEDLGDGRTRLHAQSLVDSFESRDAFLNSGMETGVEQGYLKLDALLRALDA; from the coding sequence ATGGCCACCACCAAGACGGTCACGGTCGAAGCGGACCCGAACGTGCCACTCATCCGGATGACCCGCGACTTCCACGCCACACCCGCGCAGCTCGTGCGCGCCCACACGGACCCCGCGCTGTTCGCCCAGTGGGTCGGCCCGGACGGCTTCGAGACCACGATCGACTACTGGGACGCGCGCACCGGTGGAAGCTGGCGTTACGTCGGCGCCCGGGACGGCGTCGAGCACGCCTTCCACGGGTCGTTCCACGAGGTCGGCCCCGCGCGCCTGGTCCAGACCTTCACCTACGAGGGCGCGCCGGACCAGGTGGCGCTCGAGACGATGTGGTTCGAGGACCTCGGCGACGGCCGTACCCGCCTGCACGCCCAGTCGCTGGTCGACAGTTTCGAGAGCCGGGACGCGTTCCTGAACAGCGGCATGGAGACCGGGGTCGAACAGGGCTACCTGAAGCTGGACGCCCTCCTGCGCGCCCTGGACGCCTGA
- a CDS encoding ArsR/SmtB family transcription factor: MDQLSRVFAALADPTRRDLVARLTDGDATVGELAAPYEVSVQAVSKHLKVLEQAGLVSRAGAAHRSPVHLEAQVFDLATAWLERYRREAERRYQRLDAVLAAMADDDRPIQDDEQPERETA, translated from the coding sequence GTGGACCAGCTTTCCCGGGTGTTCGCGGCGCTGGCCGACCCGACCCGGCGGGACCTCGTCGCCCGGCTCACCGACGGTGACGCGACGGTCGGCGAGCTGGCGGCGCCCTACGAGGTGTCGGTGCAGGCGGTCTCCAAGCATCTGAAGGTGCTGGAGCAGGCCGGGCTCGTCAGCCGGGCGGGAGCCGCGCACCGCAGCCCGGTGCACCTGGAGGCCCAGGTCTTCGACCTGGCGACGGCCTGGCTGGAGCGGTACCGCCGCGAGGCCGAACGGCGTTACCAGCGCCTCGACGCCGTCCTCGCCGCCATGGCCGACGACGACAGACCCATCCAGGACGACGAACAACCAGAGAGGGAGACAGCCTGA
- a CDS encoding CoA transferase subunit A, producing the protein MDKVVAAAADAVADIGDGASLAVGGFGLCGIPSVLIDALHEAGVSGLKTVSNNCGVDGWGLGVLLRAGKIARTTGSYVGENKEFERQFLAGELEVELVPQGTLAERLRAGGAGIPAFYTPAGVGTQIADGGLPLRYDGKGGVALASEPKETRAFDGVDYVLERAIVTDFALVHAWKGDRHGNLVYKESAANFNPLCAAAGKVTIAEVEELVEPGELDPAEIHTPGIFVQRVVHAPDVVKRIEKRTVSA; encoded by the coding sequence GTGGACAAGGTGGTGGCGGCCGCGGCCGACGCGGTGGCGGACATCGGCGACGGGGCCTCGCTGGCGGTGGGCGGGTTCGGCCTGTGCGGCATCCCCAGCGTGCTGATCGACGCGTTGCACGAGGCCGGGGTCTCCGGGCTGAAGACGGTGAGCAACAACTGCGGCGTCGACGGCTGGGGCCTGGGCGTCCTGCTACGGGCCGGCAAGATCGCGCGGACGACGGGCTCCTACGTCGGGGAGAACAAGGAGTTCGAGCGGCAGTTCCTCGCCGGTGAGCTGGAGGTCGAGCTCGTACCGCAGGGCACCCTGGCCGAGCGGCTGCGTGCCGGCGGCGCCGGTATCCCCGCGTTCTACACGCCCGCCGGCGTCGGCACCCAGATCGCCGACGGGGGCCTGCCGCTGCGCTACGACGGCAAGGGCGGTGTCGCCCTCGCCTCCGAGCCGAAGGAGACGAGGGCCTTCGACGGCGTCGACTACGTGCTGGAGCGCGCGATCGTCACGGACTTCGCGCTGGTGCACGCCTGGAAGGGCGATCGGCACGGCAACCTCGTCTACAAGGAGAGCGCGGCGAACTTCAACCCGCTGTGCGCCGCAGCGGGGAAGGTCACCATCGCCGAGGTCGAGGAGCTCGTCGAGCCCGGCGAGCTCGATCCCGCCGAGATCCACACCCCGGGCATCTTCGTCCAGCGGGTCGTGCACGCGCCGGACGTCGTGAAGCGCATCGAGAAGAGGACGGTGTCGGCGTGA